One Mycolicibacterium sarraceniae genomic window carries:
- a CDS encoding aromatic ring-hydroxylating oxygenase subunit alpha, translating to MFKQTPAPVPAGDLAASLAPFGQSRMLPRAAYVDAEVFEWEKLHIFSGWHCVGQASDLDGVGAQKAVGSGANGILLVRGEDHQVRAFANVCRHRGHEMLACGATAKRRGIVCPYHSWSYKLDGELRKAPGFDAAKDFDSSQFGLAELRLVNWHGYLFVDPSGADIDFDEHVAGMEDVIGPYRPEDLTVVARHSYELATNWKVIVENYQECYHCSTIHPELSKISPPTSGENLDLPGDWIGGWMSMIDEAETMSLSGRSGGVAIKGLSEQELRSVMYLVGFPNLLVSLHPDYVMTHLMTPLAVDRTHVECAWAFPKEALDKPDFDPSYAVDFWDLTNRQDWTACESVQRGLSSPHARPGPLAPDEDGVYQFVTRVARAYSGSR from the coding sequence ATGTTCAAACAGACTCCCGCGCCGGTGCCTGCCGGAGATCTCGCGGCCTCGCTCGCGCCGTTCGGGCAGTCCCGAATGCTGCCCCGGGCGGCCTACGTCGACGCCGAGGTGTTCGAGTGGGAGAAGCTCCACATCTTCTCTGGCTGGCACTGTGTGGGTCAGGCGAGCGATCTGGACGGTGTCGGCGCCCAAAAGGCCGTCGGCTCCGGTGCCAACGGAATCCTGCTGGTGCGCGGGGAGGACCATCAGGTGCGCGCCTTCGCCAACGTGTGCCGCCACCGCGGACACGAAATGCTGGCATGCGGTGCCACCGCCAAGCGGCGCGGCATCGTCTGCCCCTACCACTCGTGGTCTTACAAGCTCGACGGCGAACTACGCAAAGCGCCCGGCTTCGACGCCGCCAAGGACTTCGATTCCAGCCAATTCGGCCTGGCCGAGCTGCGATTGGTGAACTGGCACGGCTACCTGTTCGTCGACCCCAGCGGTGCCGACATCGATTTCGACGAGCACGTCGCGGGGATGGAAGACGTCATCGGCCCGTACCGTCCGGAAGATTTGACCGTGGTGGCGCGGCACTCCTACGAGCTCGCGACCAACTGGAAGGTCATTGTTGAAAACTATCAGGAGTGCTACCACTGCTCGACGATCCACCCCGAGTTGTCCAAGATCAGCCCACCGACGAGCGGGGAGAACCTCGACCTGCCCGGCGACTGGATCGGCGGCTGGATGAGCATGATCGACGAGGCCGAGACCATGTCGCTGAGCGGGCGCAGCGGCGGCGTGGCGATCAAAGGCCTATCCGAACAAGAACTTCGCAGCGTGATGTATCTGGTGGGATTCCCCAACCTGTTGGTCAGCCTGCATCCCGATTACGTGATGACGCACCTGATGACGCCATTGGCCGTCGACCGCACCCACGTCGAGTGCGCCTGGGCGTTCCCGAAAGAGGCCCTGGACAAGCCTGATTTCGATCCCTCCTATGCGGTGGACTTCTGGGATCTGACCAACCGGCAGGACTGGACGGCTTGCGAATCGGTACAGCGGGGGCTGAGCTCCCCGCACGCCCGCCCGGGACCGCTGGCGCCCGACGAGGACGGCGTCTACCAGTTCGTCACCCGGGTTGCCCGGGCCTACAGCGGGTCCCGCTGA